A genomic stretch from Synergistaceae bacterium includes:
- a CDS encoding MinD/ParA family protein yields the protein MTTVPLDQAGELRRITEERRRGLKGLAGLRSISVLSGKGGVGKSNLAVNLAAAFARSGRKVVLLDADLGMANVDLLCGVSSSYNLAHLVRGQRSVEEVLLPLENGVLLLPGGAGVQELAELDEVEQSLLIDKLADLEKYADVLLIDAGAGIHRNTLSFGRASDVALLVTTPEPTSIRDVYGVLKTLSISAGGKLEVTLVVNMASSHSEGREIAERIQMAANQFLSLPVAFGGVVVTDEKVRKAVRMRVPFSQAFPDCQASRDVAAIAARMMMDEEEAPREGRGAKAFFLRLARSLGLGG from the coding sequence ATGACGACGGTGCCCCTTGACCAGGCCGGCGAGCTCAGAAGGATAACCGAAGAACGGCGCAGAGGGCTTAAGGGGCTTGCCGGGCTCAGGTCGATATCGGTGCTCAGCGGCAAGGGAGGCGTCGGGAAGAGCAATCTCGCGGTCAACCTGGCCGCGGCTTTCGCCCGCAGTGGCAGAAAGGTCGTCCTGCTGGACGCGGACCTGGGCATGGCGAACGTGGATCTTCTGTGCGGTGTCTCGTCGAGTTACAACCTTGCGCATCTTGTGAGGGGCCAGAGGAGCGTGGAGGAGGTGCTGCTGCCCCTCGAGAACGGGGTTTTGCTTCTTCCCGGAGGGGCGGGCGTGCAGGAGCTCGCGGAGCTGGACGAAGTTGAACAGTCTCTGCTCATCGACAAGCTCGCGGACTTGGAGAAGTACGCCGATGTACTGCTTATCGACGCAGGTGCGGGAATTCACAGGAACACCCTGTCCTTCGGGAGGGCGTCGGATGTGGCGCTGTTGGTCACGACCCCGGAGCCGACCTCCATCAGGGATGTCTACGGAGTGTTGAAGACTCTGTCCATCAGCGCGGGCGGGAAGCTGGAGGTGACCCTGGTGGTCAACATGGCCTCCTCCCACTCGGAGGGAAGGGAGATCGCGGAGCGAATCCAGATGGCGGCCAACCAGTTCCTGAGCCTGCCGGTGGCGTTCGGCGGCGTGGTAGTCACGGATGAAAAAGTCCGCAAGGCCGTCCGTATGCGGGTCCCTTTTTCCCAGGCCTTCCCGGACTGCCAGGCCAGCAGGGACGTCGCAGCCATAGCCGCGCGCATGATGATGGACGAAGAGGAGGCGCCTCGGGAGGGGAGAGGGGCGAAAGCATTCTTTCTGAGGTTGGCGAGAAGCCTCGGGTTGGGGGGGTAG